From Asterias amurensis chromosome 3, ASM3211899v1, a single genomic window includes:
- the LOC139935039 gene encoding G-protein coupled receptor 54-like encodes MLHNVTHNTTMHIPDEVFGQVLMVLLTVLISVVSAVGLFGNALVMFIVFCYKDMHTVINYSFANLALTDLTLLLLDGLPTAADTMGTNFSASLGCNIPIYLQYVTAEVTSLTLAFLSYDRYQLIVHPIKSLSRRSPKRILKIFVGIWLVSFLVQVPVTLVAGPTASGSCSEFYLSSGERYFFAFETASLYCIPLAIIIFCYVTMGRKMLAAGPRSSIRRRRSVNSILFVIILYVLCWLPVHVVHLWMAFDPEVEPTDALYNELHTAANVLLFMNSCVNPFVYTLVGPSFRRHIKTMAISIVKCRFNQPDPRRQQSTVRRSGAERSSDAYVVNNRPKPSPASSTNEPVEPGSIQCSSTWL; translated from the exons ATGCTGCATAACGTCACACACAACACTACCATGCATATACCCGACGAGGTATTCGGCCAAGTGCTCATGGTGCTCTTAACGGTGCTCATATCGGTGGTGTCAGCGGTGGGATTGTTCGGAAACGCGCTGGTCATGTTTATCGTGTTCTGCTACAAGGACATGCACACCGTCATCAACTACTCGTTCGCTAACCTAGCTCTGACTGACCTGACCCTTTTGCTCCTGGACGGCTTGCCTACTGCTGCGGATACTATGGGGACAAACTTCTCGGCTAGTCTAGGATGCAATATCCCAATATATCTGCAATAT GTTACCGCTGAAGTAACGAGCTTGACTCTCGCATTTCTATCCTACGACCGTTACCAGCTCATCGTTCACCCTATAAAGTCACTAAGCAGACGGTCTCCAAAGAGAATACTGAAAATATTCGTCGGAATATGGCTAG TTTCTTTCTTAGTACAGGTTCCCGTCACCCTTGTAGCTGGCCCGACAGCATCGGGTTCGTGTTCTGAGTTCTACCTCTCCAGCGGGGAGCGGTATTTCTTCGCCTTCGAGACGGCCTCCCTGTACTGCATCCCTTTAGCCATCATCATCTTCTGCTACGTCACGATGGGCCGAAAGATGCTAGCCGCGGGGCCTCGGAGCAGCATACGGCGCAGGCGCAGTGTGAACAGCATCCTCTTCGTCATCATCCTGTACGTCCTCTGCTGGTTGCCGGTCCATGTTGTTCACCTCTGGATGGCCTTTGACCCCGAGGTCGAACCGACTGACGCGCTCTACAACGAACTGCACACCGCCGCCAACGTCCTGTTGTTTATGAACAGCTGCGTGAACCCGTTTGTGTACACCCTTGTGGGGCCTTCATTCCGGAGGCACATTAAAACGATGGCGATATCAATCGTCAAATGCAGATTCAACCAACCGGACCCCCGTCGTCAGCAGAGTACAGTAAGAAGAAGTGGAGCTGAGAGATCGTctgatgcatatgttgtgaaCAACAGACCGAAACCATCACCTGCATCCTCGACAAATGAACCGGTAGAACCAGGGAGTATACAATGTTCTTCAACGTGGCTATGA